In Eleutherodactylus coqui strain aEleCoq1 chromosome 4, aEleCoq1.hap1, whole genome shotgun sequence, the following are encoded in one genomic region:
- the LOC136624861 gene encoding interferon-induced protein with tetratricopeptide repeats 5-like, with protein sequence MSEVLKNVLKKRLMNTQCHFTWNLDDKEVDIEKVEDRLYEQIQFLSFVHKYRMYNMLAFTSYLKEDYEEAVAYLKKAEGQISEVESDDTDAKKSIIYANYAWIFYHKNQVINGLRYAKKMQEICKMSECHNKQNVLLFEIYSEQGFSLLAFHGSHSERAKDCFQRALELDPENIELNSSYAISVFRLEGYSCLKKPLDESFLLLQHAAKLNPKDTVIKVLLGLKYQDLNESKKGLVLIEEALRVTPEFPYLLRYVAKFYRREGMIDESIMVLNEATRRNPTSGHLQHQLGMCYKKKIMSLKDCAKKLKLNFQSTRNCREEIEDAVSKAIYHLEKAVEYKKTFVIAYIALASMYGRGQQYQKAEEIFYKVLNMDNVTKEEKQELHLIWAQHELYKKNCEIEAIGHFKEVLKIKCFTVFRRYAMEECKSLATKMISRNPSDKDGLELLDFIHQSDQENMTDQANHK encoded by the exons ATGAG TGAAGTGTTAAAAAATGTGTTGAAGAAGCGTTTGATGAACACACAATGTCATTTTACTTGGAATCTGGATGATAAAGAAGTGGACATTGAAAAAGTTGAAGACAGACTTTATGAACAGATTCAGTTTTTGTCATTTGTACACAAATACCGGATGTACAATATGCTGGCCTTCACAAGTTATCTCAAAGAAGACTATGAAGAAGCTGTTGCCTATCTAAAGAAAGCTGAGGGACAGATCAGTGAAGTAGAGTCAGATGACACAGACGCCAAAAAATCCATAATATATGCCAATTATGCCTGGATATTCTACCACAAAAACCAAGTTATCAATGGTTTAAGGTATGCTAAGAAGATGCAAGAAATATGCAAGATGTCTGAATGCCACAATAAGCAGAATGTTTTGCTCTTTGAAATATACAGCGAACAAGGATTTTCTCTGTTAGCGTTCCATGGAAGTCATAGTGAAAGAGCAAAGGATTGTTTTCAGAGAGCTTTAGAGCTGGATCCAGAAAATATAGAACTGAATTCAAGCTATGCCATTTCTGTATTTAGACTTGAAGGCTATAGCTGTCTGAAAAAACCCCTTGATGAATCTTTTCTTCTTTTGCAACATGCTGCAAAGTTAAATCCAAAAGACACTGTCATCAAGGTCCTTCTTGGTTTAAAATATCAAGATCTGAATGAATCCAAAAAAGGACTTGTGCTCATAGAGGAAGCTTTACGAGTAACACCAGAATTTCCTTATCTCCTTCGCTATGTTGCAAAGTTTTACAGAAGAGAAGGTATGATCGATGAAAGCATTATGGTCCTTAATGAAGCTACCCGTAGAAACCCTACATCTGGTCATCTTCAACACCAACTTGGCATGTGTTACAAGAAAAAGATTATGTCTCTAAAggactgtgcaaaaaaattaaagttaaatTTTCAGTCCACCAGGAACTGTAGAGAAGAAATTGAAGATGCAGTTTCCAAAGCAATATATCATCTGGAAAAGGCAGTGGAGTATAAGAAAACATTTGTGATTGCATACATTGCTCTAGCCTCCATGTACGGGAGAGGACAACAGTACCAAAAGGCTGAGGAAATATTTTACAAAGTGCTCAACATGGATAATGTCACAAAAGAAGAGAAGCAAGAGCTTCATTTGATTTGGGCCCAACATGAActctataaaaaaaattgtgaaattgAGGCAATTGGGCACTTCAAAGAAGTCCTCAAGATAAAGTGTTTCACCGTCTTCAGAAGATATGCCATGGAAGAGTGTAAGAGTCTTGCTACGAAAATGATCTCAAGAAACCCATCAGACAAAGATGGTTTGGAATTGCTGGACTTTATCCACCAAAGTGATCAAGAGAATATGACAGATCAGGCCAACCACAAATAA